In the genome of Planctomycetota bacterium, one region contains:
- a CDS encoding ParB/RepB/Spo0J family partition protein, which produces MAKKAATATELEVRNLPVGDIVPTPDNPRVIDEGCESFRGLLDSVKASGVLVPGHVRPHPTLKGKWDLRCGARRHRASVLAGRLTMPCVVHATCSDAEAFEITFVENFARQDLSPLEEGEAVRILLDRFQGDHAAVADKLGKTRQWVALRERLGQLSPAWRKAIGDSANAVARWGASNLALIARLDREVQDSALDTLSRDTRYNGERFAAAAAMRPGQLDQWLNDEYLHLLKSAAWKLDDATLEPTAGACTECPKRSSCQTNLFHDGELADKDAKKLDRCLDAACWQRKGDAMLARRYAELKAEHPKLQVLRGGGDYRAVEREAQAMLGRKDLSGIGWSSSFEKATEGEKGAFPAVVLDGKGKKAQVQWLKKVSHASTPSSRVPKTAEEKQAEVEHRRRARAIERLQAAIPGVELSEAAVLQLSAMWFFDELGWRSDEKLRGVALLKAYVAKQRDPIADLREFVLANTAEALYVDEWDEAEGLAAYFGLPLGQYLAEAVAEIPDAAAEPKAKGKKAAKGEKGERACRICGCTKSTPCEDQDGEPCAWVEHDLCSGCIEKGIEELTNARYTTLDKKKIAKLDARIERLKAELEII; this is translated from the coding sequence ATGGCGAAGAAGGCAGCGACGGCAACCGAGTTGGAGGTCCGCAACCTCCCCGTGGGCGACATCGTGCCCACGCCCGACAACCCGCGAGTGATTGACGAGGGCTGCGAGAGCTTCCGCGGTCTGCTCGACAGCGTGAAGGCGAGCGGCGTGCTAGTGCCGGGCCACGTGCGGCCGCACCCGACGCTCAAGGGCAAATGGGACCTGCGGTGCGGCGCGCGGCGGCACCGTGCCTCCGTGCTCGCGGGCAGGCTGACGATGCCGTGCGTGGTCCACGCCACGTGCTCGGACGCCGAGGCATTCGAGATCACGTTCGTCGAGAACTTCGCGCGCCAGGACCTCTCGCCGCTCGAGGAAGGCGAGGCCGTGCGTATCCTGCTCGACAGGTTCCAGGGCGACCACGCGGCCGTGGCCGACAAGCTCGGGAAAACCCGCCAGTGGGTCGCGTTGCGCGAGCGACTCGGCCAGCTCTCGCCCGCCTGGCGGAAGGCGATTGGCGACTCCGCAAACGCCGTCGCCCGATGGGGGGCGTCCAACCTCGCCCTGATCGCCCGACTGGACCGCGAGGTGCAGGACAGCGCGCTGGATACTCTGAGCAGGGACACGCGCTACAACGGCGAGCGGTTCGCCGCCGCGGCGGCGATGCGGCCTGGCCAGCTCGACCAGTGGCTCAACGACGAGTACCTGCACCTGCTCAAGTCGGCGGCCTGGAAGCTCGACGACGCGACGCTGGAGCCCACGGCCGGCGCCTGCACCGAGTGCCCGAAGCGATCGTCGTGCCAGACGAACCTCTTCCACGACGGCGAACTGGCCGATAAGGACGCGAAGAAGCTCGACCGCTGCCTCGACGCGGCCTGCTGGCAGCGGAAGGGCGATGCGATGCTCGCGCGCCGCTACGCCGAACTCAAGGCCGAACACCCCAAGCTCCAGGTGCTCAGGGGCGGCGGCGACTACCGCGCCGTGGAGCGCGAGGCGCAGGCGATGCTCGGGCGGAAGGACCTGTCGGGCATCGGGTGGAGTTCGTCCTTCGAGAAGGCAACGGAGGGCGAGAAGGGGGCCTTCCCCGCCGTCGTGCTGGACGGCAAGGGCAAGAAGGCGCAGGTGCAGTGGCTCAAGAAAGTGAGCCACGCCTCCACGCCCTCGTCGCGCGTGCCCAAGACGGCCGAGGAGAAGCAGGCCGAGGTCGAGCACCGCCGCCGCGCCCGGGCCATCGAGCGACTCCAGGCCGCCATTCCAGGCGTCGAACTCTCCGAGGCCGCCGTGCTCCAGCTCAGCGCCATGTGGTTCTTCGACGAGTTAGGCTGGCGCAGCGACGAGAAGCTGAGGGGCGTCGCACTCCTCAAGGCTTACGTTGCGAAGCAGCGCGACCCGATTGCAGACCTCCGCGAGTTCGTCCTCGCAAACACGGCGGAGGCTCTGTACGTGGACGAATGGGACGAGGCTGAAGGCCTGGCCGCGTACTTTGGCCTGCCCCTCGGCCAGTATCTCGCCGAGGCCGTGGCCGAGATTCCCGACGCCGCGGCGGAGCCGAAGGCGAAGGGCAAGAAGGCCGCGAAGGGCGAGAAGGGCGAGCGCGCCTGCCGCATCTGCGGCTGCACCAAAAGCACGCCGTGCGAGGACCAGGACGGCGAGCCGTGCGCGTGGGTCGAGCACGACCTGTGCTCTGGCTGCATCGAGAAGGGCATCGAGGAACTGACCAACGCTCGGTACACCACGCTCGACAAGAAGAAGATCGCCAAGCTCGACGCGCGCATCGAGCGGCTGAAGGCCGAGCTGGAGATCATCTGA